A region of the Alphaproteobacteria bacterium genome:
TAAGACGTTCCGGCTGCGATAAAGTAATGGCAATTTTAATGGTTTGATCATCGTAATCTAAATCCACACGTTTAACAGTTTGTGGAATGGTTCTTTTTTGAACAAATTTAGAAGGGAGCTTAGGCTCTTCTTGTTCTGCCTGAGGCGGTGCATCAGCTGATATTGTCAGATCCGTTTGCTTCATACTTTGTTCAGCTGGCCCTGGCACAATGATAAGGATGGTTTCAACAATGCCCTTATGCTGCCTGTAAATAACCTCTTTAACATGCGCTTCAGACGTAAAATCAACAACGATACCCCGGATTCCATCCGATAGCCTTCAACCAAGCCCTGAGCAGCCGCGTTAGAAAGAGGTGCCCGCCAACTCACATCTTCCGGGAGCTCAACCTTAATGCCTTGAGTATCTTCCGTCTTAACTTTTAATGGTTTCTTCTGATTGCTCTCAAGAATGAAGTATGTTTTCTCATCTGATCCAGAAAGAGTCACGGTATTAATAACCATTTCAGCAGAGAGATCTGGTGCAATAAAAAGCAAGAGAGCAGCCAATAAAACCAGTGATCTCATGAGTTTTGCCTTCCTGATTAAGCTATAACTTATTCAGCATATGTGAGATCAGGCTTGAATTCAAGAAAATCTAGCTCAGCTCACTTTTCCAGCAAGCGCATTTATAAATAAAAAAAACATGGATTTTTATGTTTTAATTCCCTAGATTGATTTCAACTTTCTCTATTGGAGGGGTGGCCGAGCGGTTGAAGGCGCACGCCTGGAAAGTGTGTATACGGTTAACGCTGTATCGAGGGTTCGAATCCCTCTCCCTCCGCCATTAACTTAAAACGAACTTCGGGCGGCACACCAGAACTGGGAAGGAGCTGGAAATGTATACCGAACCTTCAGCCTAGGTATCGTGTATTATAGTTCTTTTCTAGCGTGATCAAATGATGTCAGGCTTGAATAAGCATCTATTATCAAGCGTCGTCTCTTAAGAAAACCCTGAAACAGTCGAACTTAATGGAGCATATAAGAATGCGAGCATCAGCTTTAGAACACATAAGATACACTGGTTAGGCAATATTAAGAACGACCTGCTTGCAGGGACGGTTGTTGCCCTTGCGCTTATCCCTGAGGCGATTGCCTTTTCAATTATTGCTGGCGTTGATCCTAAAGTGGGACTTTATGCTTCATGTTGTATTGCTGTGGTAATTGCCTTTGTTGGGGGGCGTTCAGGCATGATCTCTGCCGCAACAGGTGCAATGGCTTTGGCAATGGTAACACTTGTTAAAGAGCATGGGCTGGAATATTTATTGGCTGCAACCATCCTGACGGGTGTGTTTCAAATAATTGCCGGAATATTTAAATTAGGCAGTCTCATGCGTTTTGTATCACGATCTGTTGTCACAGGGTTTGTGAACGCGCTCGCTATTTTGATCTTTTTGGTACAATTATCAGAATTCGAGGGGGCGGGCATCATCATGTACGCCATGGTTGCCCTGGGGCTGGTCATTATTTATATCCTGCCCCGTTTTACCAAAGCCGTACCATCGCCTTTGATCTGCATTGTTGTGCTCACAGTGCTGAGCATGGCACTGGGGTTAGATTTAAGAACGGTGGGAGATATGGGTCAATTACCCGACACAGTGCCTATGTTCCTGCTGCCTAATATTCCCCTGAACCTTGAAACACTGACGATTATTTTACCATACGCCTTAACGCTGACCGCGATTGGTTTGCTTGAGTCTCTTATGACCGCCACAATCATTGATGACTTAACGGATACCCCAAGTGATAAAAATCGTGAATGTAAAGGTCAAGGTATTGCCAACATCGTCTCTGGTTTCTTTGGTGGAATGGCTGGATGTGCGATGATTGGACAATCCGTTATTAACATCAAATCCGGGGGTCGTGGACGTTTATCAACATTGTTTGCTGGCTTGTTTTTACTGTTCTTAATTTTGATGTTAGGAGATTGGGTGCGCCAAATTCCAATGGCCGCGCTTGTTGCCGTAATGACCATGGTCGCCATCGGAACATTCAGCTGGTCTTCAATTAAAAATTTAAAAACCCACCCAAAAAGCTCAAGCCTTGTCATGATGGTAACGGTGGCTGTTGTCGTCTTGACCCATGATCTCGCTATTGGTGTGTTCGTTGGTGTTTTGATGAGTGCGCTGTTCTTTGCCCGTAAGGGCCCACCTGATGGAAATCACCTCAACGCTGTCAGACGATAAACAGCACAGAACCTATACCGTTTATGGCCAGGTGTTTTTTGCATCTGCAGATAACTTCACAGATGCTTTTGACTTTAAAGGAGTTGTTGAAAAAGTTACCATTGATGTCAGTCAGGCACATTTCTGGGATTTATCCGCCGTGGGCGCTTTGGACAAAGTTGTCATGAAATTCCGACGCGAGGGAACAGAAGTTGAGCTTATTGGCATGAATGAAGCCAGTGCGACAATCGTGGACAAGCTCGCTATTCACGATAAGCCAAATGCGCTTGATCTGCTGCTGAAACATTAAGGAAAATAAAATGACAAAATTACTCGTATGTGTAGATGGCTCAGCTTATGCCGATAACATCACAACCCATGCCGCATGGGCAGAAAAGCGCATGGATGCTGAAATAGATTTACTTCATGTTCTGCGTCGTCATTCTGATTATAACGCATCGTCTACAGATCACACAGGAGCCATTGGTATCGGAGCCAGAAGCGATCTTATGGACGAGCTTGTGAAGATCGATCAAGAGCGTGCCAAGCTTGATCAGCAAAAGGGTCGTCTCATTCTAGATCATGCAGCAGAGGCCTTGAGAAAGGCCGATGTACAAAAAATTAACACGATCCACCGGCGCGGCAGCCTATCTGAAACAATCAAAGAATTTGAAAGCGCCGCAGATATGATCTTTATCGGCAAGCGCGGGGAACAAGCCAATGCTGAATCAGAATTTCTTGGCTCTAACCTTGAGAAAGTGGCCCGAAGTGTTCACAAGCCTTTGTTCCTAGTTTCGAGTTACATGCGCCCCATTCACAAATTCTTGATTGCCTATGATGGAAAAGAGAACGCCAATAAGGCCATTGAGTTCACTTGCACATCGAATCTGTTGAAAGGGCTTGAGTGCCATCTCATCACTGTTGATCAGGGGGCTTCCATAGAGACGGCATCCGCCATCAAAAAATTAGAAGA
Encoded here:
- a CDS encoding universal stress protein UspA; translation: MTKLLVCVDGSAYADNITTHAAWAEKRMDAEIDLLHVLRRHSDYNASSTDHTGAIGIGARSDLMDELVKIDQERAKLDQQKGRLILDHAAEALRKADVQKINTIHRRGSLSETIKEFESAADMIFIGKRGEQANAESEFLGSNLEKVARSVHKPLFLVSSYMRPIHKFLIAYDGKENANKAIEFTCTSNLLKGLECHLITVDQGASIETASAIKKLEEAGYKVVKHTEKDGHVDDVIKAYVEAKEMDLLLMGSYSHSRMRTMLLRSTTAQLIKSCHVPVMVFR